The Ananas comosus cultivar F153 linkage group 7, ASM154086v1, whole genome shotgun sequence genome has a window encoding:
- the LOC109712938 gene encoding uncharacterized protein LOC109712938, protein MAWRGSISRSLLSTAPSTAARLRPPPLAAAPRPPRRRLPFAPTRPVGALGCAQSLLPIHSVVALPRLTSHLSVTARACCELSQGT, encoded by the exons ATGGCGTGGCGCGGCTCGATCTCGCGCTCGCTTCTCTCAACCGCGCCCTCCACCGCCGCACGCCTCCGCCCTCCGCCGCTCGCCGCCGCACCTCggcccccgcgccgccgcctccccttCGCCCCGACGAG ACCCGTGGGGGCGTTGGGGTGCGCCCAATCCCTGCTCCCGATCCACAGCGTGGTGGCCCTTCCTCGCCTCACCTCGCACCTATCCGTCACCGCGAGGGCGTGCTGTGAGCTCTCTCAGG GTACTTGA
- the LOC109713313 gene encoding B3 domain-containing protein Os12g0592300, whose amino-acid sequence MLLSSPYLCWHVVLVILTFNFHFQMKESCDKSCRECREWGEHFYWNHLDKRKMHFFKFMVGDFAQCMSMPKKFVNHFNGQICEHVDLKPPSGDIWRIGLTKLANEIVLQSGWKDFVDAHRIEENDLLIFKYYESSSFEVLIFDGSGCEKASSFFAKKNDPPVGEADEIPLEVINRKELIELRSSGSSSEDDAKPEITTKSLNGSKKMSKRILRAGSGSGEKDAGTYVETLVHRKKYRVSPRKYAGPSKGVNYGVKKDTPERDEHGQMPCNAPYFSLRSLQLSPSQHKKVSKLALGLCPNPTFVICMYPTRVGKNCFLNIPRSFAAAHLPRRCEQIILKRPNQKKKWITSYVSTRQVRGVYGGIYGGWKHFVIDNNLQQGDICLFELMKNKKMLTMTVYVF is encoded by the exons ATGCTTCTTTCTTCTCCATATCTTTGTTGGCATGTTGTACTAGTTATTCTCACGTTTAATTTCCATTTCCAAATGAAAGAGAGTTGTGACAAGAGCTGCAGAGAGTGCAGAGAGTGGGGGGAGCATTTTTATTGGAACCATCTGGATAAACGTAAGATGCATTTCTTCAAGTTTATGGTGGGAGATTTCGCACAATGCATG AGCATGCCAAAGAAGTTCGTGAACCACTTCAACGGGCAAATATGCGAACACGTCGATCTAAAGCCTCCTAGTGGTGACATATGGCGAATCGGGCTTACGAAGCTTGCAAATGAAATAGTCCTCCAATCTGGGTGGAAGGACTTTGTCGATGCTCACCGCATCGAGGAGAATGACCTTCTGATCTTTAAATACTATGAGAGCTCTTCGTTCGAAGTTTTGATATTCGATGGAAGCGGTTGCGAGAAAGCCTCTTCTTTTTTCGCGAAGAAGAACGATCCGCCAGTAGGTGAAGCTGATGAAATTCCTCTGGAGGTAATCAACAGAAAGGAACTGATTGAGCTTCGCTCGTCGGGCAGTTCTAGCGAGGACGATGCAAAACCTGAGATCACTACCAAGTCCTTGAATGGTTCCAAGAAGATGTCGAAGCGAATACTCAGGGCCGGTTCCGGAAGTGGAGAAAAAGATGCAGGGACATATGTGGAGACCTTGGTTCATCGAAAGAAGTATAGAGTTTCGCCGA GAAAATATGCTGGGCCTTCGAAAGGTGTGAATTATGGTGTTAAGAAGGATACTCCAGAGAGGGATGAGCATGGGCAGATGCCCTGCAATGCTCCCTATTTCTCTCTGAGAAGCCTACAGTTAAGTCCGTCGCAACATAAGAAGGTATCAAAGTTGGCTCTTGGTCTCTGTCCAAACCCTACTTTTGTGATCTGCATGTATCCGACACGCGTCGGCAAGAATTGCTTTTTA AACATCCCGAGAAGCTTTGCTGCTGCACACCTGCCGCGAAGATGCGAGCAGATCATCCTTAAACGTCCCAATCAGAAAAAGAAGTGGATCACTTCGTACGTTTCCACGAGACAAGTGAGAGGCGTATATGGAGGCATATATGGAGGTTGGAAGCACTTCGTGATCGACAACAATTTGCAACAGGGGGATATCTGCCTCTTTGAACTAATGAAGAACAAGAAAATGCTCACGATGACTGTTTATGTGTTCTAG
- the LOC109712937 gene encoding transmembrane protein 147, producing the protein MTVFHFFNCALLTFGPHAVYYSATPLSEYDTIGTSVKAALVYLGTALVKLVCLATFLKVSENDTFDPYQELLKVLIGFIDVAGLYFALTQLTHRNISQNHKFQAVGLGWAFADSVLHRLAPLWVGARGLEFTWEYIFQGLEANANLVMNLSLAALGSLMWLRKNKPRTLVPIIYACAVILATMPSITCYLRRALEWHTPKVVGFELVSSLVMALISWQLFSACQKPI; encoded by the exons ATGACGGTGTTCCACTTCTTCAACTGCGCCCTCCTCACCTTCGGCCCCCACGCCGTTTACTACTCCGCTACTCCCCT ATCCGAGTATGACACTATTGGAACTTCTGTTAAAGCAGCTCTTGTATATCTTGGGACAGCATTGGTGAAG CTTGTTTGCCTTGCAACATTTCTGAAAGTATCTGAGAATGATACCTTTGATCCTTATCAG gaaCTGCTGAAAGTTTTGATTGGGTTTATAGATGTTGCTGGACTGTATTTTGCATTGACGCAATTGACTCACAGAAATATCTCGCAAAATCACAAATTCCAGGCTGTTGGACTTG GGTGGGCTTTTGCTGATTCAGTTCTGCACCGGCTGGCTCCTCTCTGGGTAGGGGCTAGGGGATTGGAGTTCACATGGGAATATATTTTTCAAGGCCTTGAGGCAAATGCAAATCTG GTAATGAATTTGTCACTTGCCGCATTGGGATCATTGATGTGGCTGAGGAAGAACAAGCCCAGAACATTGGTTCCGATCATTTACGCTTGTGCAGTCATCCTTGCAACAATGCCCTCTATCACCTG TTATCTTCGGAGGGCGCTGGAATGGCATACTCCAAAGGTCGTGGGCTTTGAACTCGTCTCCTCATTAGTCATGGCCTTGATCAGTTGGCAGCTCTTCTCTGCTTGTCAGAAACCGATATAA